A region of Microscilla marina ATCC 23134 DNA encodes the following proteins:
- a CDS encoding penicillin acylase family protein codes for MKIFRFVILFSFTLALTYVLNSKFENTPWQKVNQMPALGKFFNPFEGFWQNAESKKVSEKVDLQIPGLHDKVEVVIDDRMVPHIFAQNNHDLYMAQGYITARFRLWQMEFQTYAAAGKLSEILGAKYINYDRYQRRIGMLYAAEVAVKEMMENETSRVVVTAYSKGVNAYIQQLEPKDLPLEYKLLSYTPQPWSPLKTALLLKYMAKTLTMRSHELEMTNALQKHGKAVIDELFPNYPLRHDPIIPAGTKWNFKELKIPKQPTKYVPEDLHKQLMEKRLTEKQAAGVGSNNWAISGDRSATGYPILANDPHLKLNLPSIWFEVQLVNPNVNVYGVSLPGTPCVAIGFNEQASWGVTNTAADVIDFYQINFKDSTLREYYYDDKWKTTTLRIDTIKVKNKSTVYDSIYFTHYGPVVLKPGEKHFYGTRGLTHPGLAMRWLAHDPSNELLAFYQLNRAKSYRDYTKALAGYACPAQNFVFANNQKNIAITPKGKFPIRWKEQGKFILDGSNPDHEWQGWIPNKYNPTIKNPERGFVSSANQFPVDTLYPYYLHWSYATYERGMRINEQLAQMKKATPDSLIALQNDNLNLRARDLLPEMLKHIDVAQQKGLYKDVFDKIKAWDYQQVSKAVGPTVFRYWWRYLYQAIWEDNFPADSMMIYPKADKTGDLILLNDSIPSRWFDNVRTTQIKETLGDLVNSSFKQAVDSLKKYYGNKVTDWTWAKEKTTTLLHLARLKPFSVLNLPTNGGARIVNATTERTGPSWRMVVALGKRPKAYGIYPGGQSGNPGSFYYDNFIKDWQKGKLKRLIYMQSYKESGKRLKVRMTLNK; via the coding sequence ATGAAGATATTTCGCTTTGTAATTCTTTTTTCTTTTACGTTGGCACTTACTTATGTGCTCAATAGTAAATTTGAGAATACTCCTTGGCAAAAAGTGAATCAAATGCCTGCCTTGGGGAAATTTTTCAATCCTTTTGAAGGTTTTTGGCAAAATGCCGAGTCTAAAAAAGTAAGCGAGAAAGTTGACTTGCAAATACCTGGTTTGCACGACAAGGTAGAGGTTGTGATAGATGATCGGATGGTACCGCATATTTTTGCCCAAAACAACCACGACTTATACATGGCGCAAGGCTACATTACAGCACGGTTTCGTTTATGGCAGATGGAGTTTCAAACTTATGCTGCTGCAGGCAAATTGTCTGAAATACTGGGAGCAAAATACATCAACTACGATCGGTACCAACGTCGTATTGGGATGTTGTATGCCGCCGAAGTAGCGGTCAAAGAAATGATGGAAAACGAAACTTCTCGCGTGGTAGTAACTGCCTACAGCAAAGGAGTAAATGCCTACATTCAACAGTTAGAACCCAAAGACCTCCCCCTTGAGTATAAGTTGCTGAGCTATACACCCCAACCCTGGAGCCCACTTAAAACTGCTTTGCTGCTAAAATATATGGCTAAAACACTGACCATGCGTAGCCATGAACTGGAAATGACCAATGCATTGCAAAAACATGGCAAAGCAGTGATAGATGAGTTGTTTCCCAATTACCCACTTCGTCATGATCCCATCATTCCGGCAGGTACCAAATGGAACTTCAAAGAATTGAAAATACCCAAACAACCCACCAAATATGTACCCGAAGATTTGCATAAACAATTGATGGAGAAACGATTGACTGAAAAACAAGCGGCAGGAGTTGGTAGTAACAATTGGGCCATTAGTGGTGATAGATCGGCCACTGGTTATCCTATACTTGCCAACGACCCTCACCTAAAACTCAATTTGCCTTCTATTTGGTTTGAGGTACAATTGGTAAACCCCAATGTAAATGTGTATGGGGTGAGCTTGCCAGGTACACCTTGTGTTGCGATTGGGTTTAACGAGCAGGCAAGCTGGGGAGTAACCAATACTGCGGCTGATGTGATTGATTTTTATCAGATCAATTTTAAGGATAGCACTTTACGTGAATATTATTACGACGATAAATGGAAGACTACTACCCTGAGGATAGATACAATTAAGGTGAAAAACAAATCAACAGTTTACGATTCTATCTATTTTACACATTATGGACCAGTAGTGCTTAAGCCAGGTGAAAAACATTTTTATGGTACCAGAGGGCTTACCCACCCTGGCTTGGCCATGCGTTGGCTTGCTCACGACCCTTCCAACGAGTTGCTGGCTTTTTATCAGCTCAACCGGGCAAAAAGTTACCGCGATTACACCAAAGCATTGGCTGGTTATGCTTGCCCTGCCCAAAACTTTGTATTTGCCAACAACCAAAAAAATATTGCCATTACTCCCAAGGGAAAGTTTCCGATTAGATGGAAAGAACAAGGCAAGTTTATTTTAGATGGGTCAAACCCCGACCACGAATGGCAAGGCTGGATTCCTAATAAGTACAACCCTACCATCAAGAACCCTGAAAGAGGTTTTGTAAGCTCTGCCAATCAGTTTCCGGTAGATACGCTTTACCCTTATTACCTGCATTGGAGCTATGCCACTTATGAGCGAGGCATGCGAATTAATGAGCAATTGGCACAAATGAAAAAAGCTACCCCCGATAGTCTGATTGCCTTGCAAAACGACAATTTGAACCTGAGAGCAAGAGACTTATTACCTGAAATGCTCAAGCATATAGATGTAGCCCAACAAAAAGGCTTGTATAAAGATGTTTTTGATAAAATCAAGGCTTGGGATTATCAGCAGGTAAGCAAGGCGGTAGGTCCTACGGTGTTTAGGTATTGGTGGAGGTATTTGTACCAGGCTATTTGGGAAGACAATTTTCCTGCTGATAGCATGATGATTTACCCAAAGGCAGACAAGACTGGAGATTTAATTTTGCTCAATGACTCTATTCCTTCCCGGTGGTTTGACAATGTAAGAACTACTCAGATAAAAGAAACGCTGGGCGATTTGGTAAACAGTAGCTTTAAGCAAGCCGTTGACTCTTTGAAAAAATACTATGGAAACAAAGTAACGGACTGGACTTGGGCTAAAGAAAAAACAACGACACTTTTGCACCTTGCTCGTTTGAAACCTTTTAGTGTATTGAACCTGCCCACCAATGGAGGTGCCCGCATTGTAAACGCTACCACCGAAAGAACTGGTCCTTCATGGCGCATGGTAGTAGCTCTAGGCAAAAGACCTAAAGCTTATGGTATTTATCCTGGAGGGCAATCTGGTAACCCCGGAAGTTTTTATTATGATAATTTTATCAAAGATTGGCAAAAAGGCAAACTGAAGCGCTTAATATATATGCAAAGCTACAAAGAAAGTGGCAAACGACTGAAAGTAAGAATGACCCTAAATAAATAG